The Pongo pygmaeus isolate AG05252 chromosome 20, NHGRI_mPonPyg2-v2.0_pri, whole genome shotgun sequence sequence gggaccacagatgtgcaccatgcctggccatttttttttttaaagagacagagtcttgctctgttgccgaggctggggtgcagtggcacaatcaggctctctgcagcctcaccctcctgggctcaagcaatcctcctacctcagcttcctgagtagctgggaacaggcacatgccaccacacccagctgatttttttatttttattttttgtcgagatggagtctcactatgttgcccaagcttccCTCGAACTCCTTCAGAGAATTTATCGTGCTTTGTCTTAGGTGTGCAGAGCAGCACAGGGTTATGGTAGCACAATCTTGGGAGTCAGTGAGCTGGATTGAATTCTGATTCTTCCTGTCTATAGTTCTGTGATCCAGCACTGTGGACTTGTGGAACCCAAGGCTCTACTAGAACAGGGCGATGATGCCTTTCCTCCTTAGGatcttagtattattattttttttctttttttttcgagacactgtttcactttgttgccccggctggagtgcagtagtgtgaccttagctcactgcaacctcagcctcctgggttcaagtgattctcgtgcttaagcctcccgagtagctggaattacagttgcacatcaccacgcccagctacctTCTTAGGATCTTAAAAGATATATGTTGGTAAAATTGTGAGCAGGACCTGTGGCAGTAGtgtgtagttctttttttttttttgagacggagtctaggtctgtcgcccaggctggagtgcagtggcatgatctcggctcactgcaccctctgcctcccaggttcaagtgattctcctgcctcagcctcctgcctgattacaggcatgcaccaccatgcccagctaaattttttttggtatttttagtagagacggggtttcaccatgttggtcaggctggtctcgagctcctgacctcgtggtccatccgcctcggcctcccaaagtgtcaggattacaggcgtgagccaccgcgcctggccactggTGTGTAGTTCTTAAAGAGCAGTTATCACTGTTCCCTGTCTTGTGTTGTCATCGGATGTGTCCCCCTCGCTCCAACTGAGCTATACAGTGAGTGACCCAGGCTGGGACTGACCCCTGCTGAGAAGTGCCAGGCGGTCTTGTCCCTCTGCCTGAAGCCCAGACAGTGCTCTCAAGCATAACTGATGTCTCATTCATCAGATCCTCCTGGCCAACTTCCTGGCCCAGACGGAGGCCCTGATGAGGGGAAAATCGACGGAGGAGGCCCGAAAGGAGCTCCAGGCCGCGGGCAAGAGTCCAGAGGACCTTGAGAGGCTGCTGCCACATAAGGTCAGCACTTTTGCATTCGGTTTTGGGGTGCATGCTGGAGTTGGAGGTGTGAAGCTATGGCACCACGCAGGGGCTTGGGGTGTGCCTGGCTTGTCCTACAGAGTGGGAGGGCCTGTCCTCACAGAACTGCATGTCTCAGCCTCTGGGGCAGGGTGTGCTTCCCTTCAAGGGGTTTAGGGATCAGGACTCGCTTGGGGACATTCCCTGGTATTTTCTGCAGGTCTTTGAAGGAAATCGCCCAACCAACTCTATTGTGTTCACCAAGCTCACACCATTCATGCTTGGAGCCTTGGTCGGTGAGTGAGTAGGGGAAAGGTCCTGGCTTGGGGTAGGTTGGAATGGGCTTGTGGAGCCCTGACGTGCCCTGTCTGTCACTTCTGCAGCCATGTATGAGCACAAGATCTTCGTTCAGGGCATCATCTGGGACATCAACAGCTTTGACCAGTGGGGGTGAGTTGCTCACTTAGGGGAGGGCCGGGAATACCTTTGGGTCGGCTCAGGGATTTCAGTAGCAACATTAGAGCCTTCCTCATActactcttcccttcccttcttggCAGAGTGGAGCTGGGAAAGCAGCTGGCTAAGAAAATTGAGCCTGAGCTTGATGGCAGTGCTCAAGTGACCTCTCACGACGCTTCTACCAATGGGCTCATCAACTTCATCAAGCAGCAGCGTGAGGCCAGAATCCAATAAACTCGTGCTCAGCCGCAGCCTCCTCTGtgactcctctttctcttctcatcCCTCCTCCCCGGAGCTGGCACTGCATGGTCCTGGACACTACCCAGAGTACCCTCTGGTTGTGGGCTTGGACCACGAGCCCTTAGCAGGGAAGGCTGGTCTCCCCCAGCCTAACCCCAGCCCCTCCATGTGTATGCTTCCTCTGTGTTACAATTGGCTGAAGTGTTTTTGTGCAGCTGACTTTTCCGACCCATGTTCACATTGTTCACATCCCATGTAAAACAATAAAGATGCCACAGAGGAGGTTGTAGGCTCagcctctaattttttttcctatgatgGTGCTTCATGTAGCAGAAGGCAGGAGTGCTCAGCAGGATGCAGGCTGTGCCTCCGTGGACACTGAACACTAAGTGGTGAGCAGGTCTAGAGTGGAGCAAGGTGCCCTGAGAAGACAGTAGTGGGGCGGGGGCACAATCAGTCAGGAGGGCAACTTGGCCTGTGTCACCAAATCCCAAGACTGTTTTCCATTCCTCACCTCTGTGACTGGAGAAATTGGATACTCTGTTCACTCAATGGTTCTAAAAACTGCATTGAGATTGTTTGGGGTGAATTCCTGGACAAGACCAAGGATGACTGCCATCTCCTGGCAAGATGCTCAGGTAGTTCTTTTGCTTTAAAAGGCAGATATTGaaaactggaatttttttttttttttttagtctcgctctgtcacccagactggagtgcagtggtgcaacctcggctcactgcaacctccgcctcccgggttcgagctattctcctgcctcagcctcccgagtagctgggattatacggcacacaccaccacgcccagctaatttttgtatttttagtagtgaaggggttttaccatgttgggcaggctggtcttgaactcctgacctcaggtgatctgcccgcctcagcctcccgaagtgctgggattacaggtgtgagccaccacgcccggcccatttttttttttttttgacaacttttttttttttttgagacagggtcttgctccattgcccaggctggagtgcagtggcgtgatcacagctcactgcagccccaaccactcgggctcaagtaatcctcttacctcagccttccaagtagttgagactacaggttgtaccactatgcccagctagttttttcattttttgcagagagacgggtctttttttttttttttgagacggagtctcgctctgtcgcccaagctggagtgcagtggcatggtctcagctcactgcaagctctgcctcccaggttcacgccattctcctgcctcagactcccgagtagctgggagtacaggcacctgccatcacgcctggctaattttttatattttttttagtagagacggtgtctcactgtgttagccaggatggtctcgatctcctgaccttatgatctgcctgcctcggccccccaaagtgctgggattacaggcgtgagccaccgcgcccagcgagacaggtcttgctatgtttcccagactagactggtcttaaattccagggctcaagagatctcccacctcagcctcccacagtgctgggatgacaggtgtgagccaccacacccagcctattcaaaattttttttcttagagacagggtctttgttgcccaggctggactgcagtgatgcaatcatagctgaCTGAAGCCTGAAATTCCTGGGCTAaggtgatcttctcacctcagccttccaagtagctgggtccacagaTGCATGCCAGTACACccagctcatttaaaaaatttttttttttttttttttttttttgagacagagtcttgctctgtcacccaggctggagtgcagtggcgcgatcttggctcactgcaagctccgcttcccgggttcacgccattctcttgcctcagcctcccaagtagctgggactacaggtgcctgccatcacacccggctaattttttgtatttttagtagagacggggtttcaccgtgttagccaggatggtcttgatctcctgacctcgtgatccgcctgcctcggcctcccaaagtgctgggattacaggcgtgagtcaccgtgccccgCTCATTTGAAAATTTTTGTAGCTCAGTGTactgttgtaaaaaaaaaaaaaaagaaaaagaaaaaataaatttttgtagtAATAGGATCCCACTGAGGCcagagaatagggtctggagacaAGGGAGcattcacttcagcctctgattggtggCAGGCCAAGTCTttatttacatagggtgtaaccAAATAGGAAACCTCTAAAGAGTACTTAAACCCTAGATTTTCTGAACAGGGCACTTGCTTGAGCCTCCTCCCACTTTGTGGAGTGTACTTTCGCTTCAGTAAATCTGTGCTTTGTTccttcttttgttgctttgtttgtgtgttttgtccaccTCTTTGTTCAATATTCCAAGAACCTGGACGACTTGTAGTCAAGACCCTCCCCTGGTAATactactgtgttgcccaggcttatcttcAACTCCTCTGCTTAAGagatcctcatgccttggcctctgaaagtgttgggattacaggcgcaagccaccgtgcccagcatcaCAGGGCCTTTTAAAACTATCAGGTTGAAGTGTGATAAAAAAGGAGTAAACGGGTTTCATATCCAGGTCCTTGCTGGGCTAGAGCCAAACCTCGCAAAGGCTGGTGCTTCCTCCTTTGAGGTGTAGATCCTTGAAAACATACATTTCTTTTGCATACCATGTTATGAAtcctaaaataatgtttttgcagcctgcatttttaaaaaggtttattgGGGTGTGATGTACATATAGTAAGATTCACCTTTCTTTGGTATACAGTTCTGAGTTTTCACAAGTGTATATACAGTCTTATAACCATTACAGATGAGATATACAGCATTTTCCTCACCCTCAAAAGTTCCTGACACTTGTGGTCCAGTCCTACTCCCTCCTCCCAACTCCTGACTACCattgaactgattttttttcccctgaagttCTGCTTTTACCAGAATGgcgccttttgtgtctggctgcttCCCATGATGCTTTTGAAATTCACCCATGTTGTGCTGCAGGAATTGAGAAAACTGTTATtgtgtggctgggcgcggtggctcacacctgtaatactaatactttgggaggccgaggtgggcagataacttgatttcaggagttcaaaaccagcctggccaacatggtgaaaccccctctctactaacaatacaaaaaaggccgggcgcggtggttcacacctgtaatcccagcactttgggaggccgaggtgggcggatcacctgaagttgggagttcgagaccagcctgaccaacatggagaaaccctatctctattaaaaatacaaaattagctgggcgtggtggcacatgcctgtaatctcagctgctcgggaggctaaggcagaagaattgcttgaacccgggaggcagaggttgcggtgagctgggatcacaccagtgcactccagcctgggctacaagagcgaaagtccgtctaaaaaaaaaaaaaaaaaaaagctgggtgcggggcgtggtggtgggcgcctgtaatcccagctactcggtggtgctgaggcaggagaatcgctggaacctggggggcggaggtgcagtgagatggcaccactgcactccagcctgggcaacccagtgagactctgtctcaaaaacaaaacaaaacaaaaataaaaactgtgaaaAATCTCAAACATATAAAACCCAAATAGAATAAATCTCCATGTGCCTGGCACCAAATTTCGACAATTATCAACTCATGGTCAATCTTCCTGTATCTACCACCCCACCACCTTAATTATGTAGTAGCAAATCCGAGATATTTCATCTATAAGCATTTTGGTgtatttctctaaaaattaaaaactttaggtttttaaaaaactttattgttCTTCTTGTTAATGACTGATAATACCATTATCCcacctaaaatttttattttccggGAAGGCTTTTttccggtggctcacacctgtaatcgcaacactttgggaggcggaggcaggaggatcgcttgaacccaggagttcaagaccagtgtgggcaatatagcaagtcctcgtctcaggaaaaaaaggaaaaaagaaagttagcTTTTTGGCAAAACTACTTCCTAGTAGATGGTGTGTACTTCCTATCACAGCGCATTAACGGGCACATAACGCCTGGGACTCCGGAATTTCGAACCCCTGACGCCAGCGGCGCCTCTGTGGCTCTGGGACCTGAGCGCACGCGCCTTAAAGCCACGCCTCCGCATCGGATCCTAGTAAGGGAGCGGGGTTATCATTTTAGCGTAAGCGTTGCGCGTGCGCAGATAGGCGCGCCCGCTCGGCCGCCTAGTTCGCGTTTTCACCTGGTCGCCTGGCGGCCATGGCGGCCATTCTGAAGCGGGTGCTGCTGGGACTTCGAGATGCGCCGGTGCACGGCAGCCCCACAGGGCCGGGTGCCTGGACTGCTAGCAAGCTGGGCGGCATTCCGGTGAGGGCGGGTGTCGGAGCTGGGGTCGATGGGTGCTGGTGAAGGGTGCGGAGGGAGTGGGCGAGGTCCCGGGCGGAGTCGGGGTCTGAGCGCCTCCTCTGTCCCCTCAGGATGCTTTGCCCACCGTGGCTGCGCCCAGGCCCGTGTGTCAGCGCTGCGGGCAGCCTCTCGCCCTGGTCGTGCAGGTGTACTGCCCGCTGGAAGGCTCCCCGTTTCACCGTCTGCTGCACGTGTTCGCGTGCGCCTGCCCCGGCTGCAGCACCGGCGGTGCGCGCAGGTAGGCGGGGAAGTCCCAGAGCTGCTCCTGGGGTGTCCTTTCCAGCGGGCTGGGGCGGGCCGGCGGGCTGGAGTCGGGGTGCAGCCCTCACGGCCCTTTGTCTTCACCCCGAAGCTGGAAGGTGTTCCGCTCCCAGTGCCTGCAGGTGCCAGAGAGAGAGGCGCAGGACGCTCAGGTAAAGGTTGTGATTGGCATGTTGTTTTTCTGTCATTGGAGGATATTTTCCAGAGAATAGTTTGGGACAGACTTTAAAGCCGTGTTCTTTGAAGTACACTGGAGTGTTTTTTGCTTTTCTGCAGAACcgtaaaatgttattttcttaaagttttttttttttttttttgaatttcgctctgtcgcccaggctggagtgcaatggcgcgatctcggctcaccgcaacctccgcctcccaggttcaagcgattctcctgcctcagcctctctagtagctgggattacaggcatgtgccaccacgcccggctaattttgtatttttaatagagacgggggtttctccatgttggtcaggctggtctcgaactgctgacctcaggtgatccatcagcctcggcctcccaaagtgctgggattacaggcatgagccaccgcgcccggcctttcttAAGGTTttgtgagagtttttttttttcttctattttactttatttttattttctaactccTTTGTTAAAAGGAGATGGAGGcccggcatggtgtctcacgcctgtgatcccaccattttttgagaggctgaagtgggaggattgcttgagctcagaagttggagaccaggctgggcgcggtggcttacgcctgtaatcccagcactttgggaggccgaggcgggcggatcacctgaggtgagaagttcgagaccagcctggccaacatggcgaaaccctgtctattaaaaacaaaaacaaaaaattagccaggcatggtggcaggcacctgtaatcccagctacaagggaggttgaggcaggagaatcgcttgaacccgggaggcagagattgcagtgagctgagatcatgccactgcactccagcctgggtgacagactccataaaaaaacaaaacaaaacaaaacaaaaaaaaacgttgggagagcagtctgggcaacagagcaaaacgtcgtctccataaaaagtaaacaaattagccaggcatgatggccgTGCAActgcagtgccagctactcaggaggctgaggtaggaggattgtttgagtctaggaggttgaggctgcagtgacctacgcttgtgccactgcactccggcctgggcgacaaagccagaccctgtcccctgccaaaaaaaagagCGAGATGGAGACTTCCTCCTGGatttcttcaacattttttttaactgtaaattgACAGTTTATAATAATGTATAAATTTATGAGGTATAAAGTGATGGTTATGATTCATGAATAtcatgtggaataattaaatgaaGCCAGTTAATGCATTCATCACCTCAGATACTTAACATCttgtgagaacatttgaaatttcctCTAGCAATTTGGAGATACAcaatactctatttttttttttttttttttttttttttgagacggagtctcactctgtcgcccaggctggagtgcagtggcgccatctctgctcactgcaagctccacctcctggattcacactattctgcctcagcctccagagtagctgggaccataggcgcccgccaccatggccagctaattttttttttttttaatttttagtagaaacagggtttcaccatgttagccaggatggtctcgatctcgtgaccttgtcagctacccacctcggcctcctaaagtgctggggttacaggcttgagcccccgtgcccagccacaatactctattattaactatatttatgCTATGCagtagaacttaaaaaaaaacccacattccTCCTGAATAACTGAGGTTTTGTATTCTTTGACGGTCATCTCCTTATTCTTCCCactccagttttctttcttccttttttttttgttttgagaccgagttttgctcttgttgcccatgctggagtgcaatggcacaatctcggctccctgcaacctccacctcccagatgcaagcgcttctcctgcctcagcctccctagtagctgggattacaggcactcgccaccatgcccagctaatttttgtgtttttagtagagacggggtttcaccatgttggccaggctggtctcaaactcctgacctcaggcgacccacccgcctctgcctcccaaagtgctgggattacaggcgtgagccaccatgcctggttcactccaggttttttttttttttttctttgagatggagtttcgctttgtcgccaggccggagtgcagtggcacgctctcagctcactgcagcctctgcctcccaggttcaagcaattctcctgcctcagcctcccgagtagctgggattacaggcgcacaccaccatgcccagctaatttttgtatttttagtagagatggggtttcaccgtgtagccaggatggtctcgatctctttacctcatgatccgcccgccttggcctcccaaggtgctgggattacaggtgtgagccaccacacccggccactccAGATTTCtttaaccaccattctactctctacttctttgAGGTtaattgttttagattccacatataagtgaataCAAGTAGGATTtgtctttgtgtctggcttatttcacttagcaaaatgttctccaattccatccatgttgtcacaaatgacagaatttccttttttttttttttaagggtgaaaaatattccattgtatatatagtaGTTTTTTTAAACTTACACTGAAGGTCTTGAGACACACAGTTTACTGATTTTCCTGTTTGGGAATATATATgggtgtgtacatgtatgtggtTGTATGTGATAATGTAtacgtgtctttatagtaaatatACTTACTTTATGAGAGCTATATATGTAACATTTCATAAGATGAAATCTGAATTTATTGAAAAGGCAGGCAAGTTGGTAGCTGCAGAACACAATTTAGCCTCCCTTTGACTGTAAATGTGTCTTTACATATACactaagttcttttttttgttcgtttgagatggggtttcattctggtcacccaggctggagtgcagtggcatgatctctgcctcttgggctcaagccattctctcacctcagcctcctgagtagatgggattacaggcacgtgccaccatgcccagctaattttcatattttttgtagagatggggttttgtcatgttccccaggctggtcttgaactcctggactcaaacaatccgcccacctcagcgtcccaaaatgctgggattacaggcgtgagacactgggCCTGGCCTGCACCCAGTTCTTGATGTTTGCTAGGCATAGTATTAGCAGTACTCGAATAAAAAGTTGAAGACAGTGGTGTTTGCCTATATTTGTCAGGGTTCAGGTGCAGATAATTAGAAAAgtgcggttttttttttttttgagaccgagtgtcactctgtcacccaggctggagtgcagtggcgtgatcttggctcactgcaacctccgcctcctgggttcaagcgattctcctgcctcagcctcctgagtagctggattataggcacctgctaccatgcctggcttttaagCTGAGACAGACTTAATACAGGAGTGAGGTTTTTAGTAAGTGGATAGGCTGAAGGAGGAGGCTCCAGGAATGCCCTCCAGAATCACACCTCAGAACTGGCCGTGAAGGAGCTGCTATGCCACCTCTCCTGCTGTCAGGAAGCTTAGGTGTGATCTGGTGAACTATAGGCTGTCTTTGCCACCGAACTGTTGGCTCCAAAGCCTTGTTCTGTCTGTGTCTACACAATGGCTGCCTTTTGCTACGTGGTGTTTCTTTCTACTTCATTCTGTCTCAAGTTCATGTTTCTCTCTAGTAGACCTGATTAGCAGACCCCTAATCATATCTGAAACCCTAGCTGCTAAggagtctgggaaatgtagttcttTCTTTTTAGTTCCTACAATACATGAAGCACAACAGAAAGATATTGGAACGGATGGTTGAATAACCCCTGTACTATATCTGTCACACTCACCCCAAAAAGGAAAGACAAGTATTTTAAGTCACCTCCAACATGCTTTTGAGTACATAGGGTCTAGAAAGTTTGATTGGAGTGTGCCAGAGGGGAAGGGGCTGATGTGAAGGCTCCCTCTGGAAGGTGCAGGGATGGGTGGCTGGAGCCGAACGATTAGAATAAACCTCACAAATGTGCTCGGACCTcattcactgaatatttttccAGAAACAGGAAAACAGCCTTGCAGCTGAGGACTGGTGTGAAGGTGCTgatgactggggaagtgatactGAGGAGGCGCCTTCACCACAGCTTACCTTGGATTTTGGGAATGATGCCAGCAGTGCCAAAGACGTAGACTGGACTGCTCGGCTCCAAGACCTCCGCCTGCAGGATGCTGTCCTGGGTGCTGCCCATCCTGTGCCTCCTGGGGAGCAGATGGCCTTGCCTCCTGGGCTGCCGCTCTTCCTGCCCTACTACATCTGTGTTGCAGACGAGGATGATTACAGGGACTTTGTCAACCTGGATCATGCCCACAGCCTTCTGAGGGACTATCAGCAGAGAGAAGGCATTGCCATGGATCAGTTGCTTTCCCAAAGGTGAGGATGTGTGCTGCTGAGATTGAGAGGTGACTGGATTGGGAAGCAGCCACAGGAGTTACCCTTCAGTTTCACCACAGGACCTGGGGAAACTTTCAGGCAGAACTTGTATGTAGGACCTTTTCGCTTCACTTCCTTATCAGCCAACTTGAGTTAGCTTGAAAACCcttctttatttataattgccgtTAAGAAAGTGAAGATGAAGATGAACAAACAGAAGTTAGAGATGGCAAGTATTTATAGAAGATGCATTCACtgactctttaattttttttatatttctaatatgtctttatagcagagaCAGGCAAGTTagaaaactaccatttgatctggGATAATAAGATTGgggtgaaaaaatggaaaaaggaaaagaaaaatgccatttGTTTATTGACTCTTGGCTGCGGCTCCAGAACTGGCCCAGGACCTCAGAGATGCTTTCATATCCTCAATTCTGTAAAGTGAGAGTGATGGTGATATCTCTGTTCTCTGTTTCATCACATGATTTTTTGAGAATCAAGCGAGAGAGTAGATCTTGAAAGGCTTTATAAACCAAAGCTCTCTAAAGAAGTAAGAATGATCATTTTTGCTTATTGATTGATAGACTgagagagacagtgtctcactctgtcacccacgctggagtgaattggtgtgatcacagctcatgcagccttgaactcctgggctcaggcaatctaccttagtttcccaagtagctgggaggtacaggtgcacaccaccgtgtctgatcaattaaaattttttgagtttcactgttgtttcccaggctggagtgcaatggcacgatcttggctcactgcaacctccacctctcgggtttaAGCActtctcctacctcaccctcccaagtagctgggattacagccatgtgccaccatgcccagctaatttttgtatttttagtagagatggggtttcactatgttggtcaggctggtctcgaactcctgacctcaggtgatccactcacctcagcctcccaaagtgctgggattacagacgtgagccattgcgcctggcctaaaaatttgttttagccactgcacccagcgttTTTTActattagaataaaaaaattacaatagaatATTTGGAGAAATGGCCTGGTTCTTTACCAGAACTGTTTCGTTTGTAGGCTTTTTCAGAATAATGATGAAGGGGAATGCATGAAGACATGTTGGTGTTTGAAAATAATCCTTAATAGAATTGATGGTTATAAggacttttaattttatatttatttatctatttatttttttttgtgagatgggcTGTCGCtgtct is a genomic window containing:
- the PDCD2L gene encoding programmed cell death protein 2-like; the protein is MAAILKRVLLGLRDAPVHGSPTGPGAWTASKLGGIPDALPTVAAPRPVCQRCGQPLALVVQVYCPLEGSPFHRLLHVFACACPGCSTGGARSWKVFRSQCLQVPEREAQDAQKQENSLAAEDWCEGADDWGSDTEEAPSPQLTLDFGNDASSAKDVDWTARLQDLRLQDAVLGAAHPVPPGEQMALPPGLPLFLPYYICVADEDDYRDFVNLDHAHSLLRDYQQREGIAMDQLLSQSLPDDGDEKYEKTIIKSGDQTFYKFMKRIAACQEQILRYSWSGEPLFLTCPTSEVTELPACSQCGGQRIFEFQLMPALVSMLKSANLGLSVEFGTILVYTCEKSCWPPNHQTPMEEFCIIQEDPDELLFK